From the genome of Streptomyces sp. NBC_01304:
GGCCGCCAAGCTCAGCCAGGACGTCGGCGTTCAGCTGCTCGCCAACTCCCTTGCCAGCGCGATTGGCCTGGGGCTGCTCATCGTGCTGTTCGGCCCGCTCTCGGGCGCGCATCTCAACCCGGTGGTGACGCTCGCCGACTGGTGGGCGCGGCGGCGCGCCGGCAACGGGCCGCGGGCCATGGAGGCGGCCACCTATGTAGGGGCGCAGCTCGCGGGCGCGGTCCTCGGGGCGCTGCTCGCCGAGGCGATGTTCGGGCGCGCGAAGGTGGCGTGGTCGACGCAGGAGCGGATCGGCGAACGGCTGCTGCTCGGCGAGGTCGTGGCCACGGCAGGGCTGGTGCTGTTGATCTACGGTCTGGCGCGGATCGGGCGGCCGCAGCTCGTGCCGGTCGCGGTGGCGGGGTACATCGCGGCGGCGATCTGGTTCACGTCGTCCGGCTCGTTCGCCAATCCGGCGGCCACGGTGGGGCGGGCCTTCACCGACTCCTTCACCGGGATCTCGCCCGCCTCGCTGCCGGGGTTCGTGCTGGCGCAGCTGGCGGGCGGGCTGATCGGACTCGGGCTCGCGGCGGTGCTGTTCGGGCCGTCGTGGGGGGATGACGCGGCGGAGCCCAGCGCGTAAGACCTCCGCGTAGGACCTGCGCGTAAGACCTGTGCGCGTAAGACCTGCGCGTCGGACCTGTCGGGTTGTTCGGGGGAGGCCTCGTTTTACACGGCTGTCTTGTGCGCTGCGTACGCTCCCACGTATGGGTGGGGATGTGGTGCTCGGCGCCTTACGTGCCGAGTCGGAGCGGCTGTACGAGCAGGTCAGCGGGTTGCCGGAGGCGGAGTGGGAGCGGCCGAGCCCGTGCCCGCCGTGGTCGGTGCGGGAGGTGTTCGCGCATCTGACGGCGGGGTTGGAGCGGGTGGGGGCGATGCTGGATGCGGCGCCTCCGGTTGCCGTGGGGGAACTCAGCACGGCCGTCGACCACTACGCGCAGGACGTTCGCTTCACCTGCACGCCGGACGGGCGGTCGGTGGAGCTTGCCGCTGATGTGGGGATCGATGCGCCACAGCGGTACGCGGCCGGCTTCGGGGACGGACGTGCGCTGGCCGAGCACTTCGACGGGGTGTGGCGGGCGGTGGTGGAGCGGTGCGCCGGGGAGCCGGCCTCGAGGGTGGTCGTCACGCGGCCCGGTGAGGCGATGCTGCTCGGCGAGTTCCTGCTCACGCGCGTCGTCGAGGTGTGTGTGCACGGCTTCGACGTGGCGTGGGGGCTCGGGCACGCGCCGTGGCCGAGCGGGGAGGCGGCCGCTGTGGTGTGCCGGCTGCTGCTCGGCCGGGAGCTGCTTCCCGGTGAGCTGGTGCTCGGCTGGGACCGTACGACCCTGCTGCGCAAGGCGACCGGGCGGCTTCCGATGACCGCAGTCGAGCGGGTGGCGGCGCGACGGGCCGGGGTGCGGTGGCTCACGCTGCGGTGAGCCGCGGGGCGGGTCCGCGGGGGCGGGTCCGTGGGGCTCGGGCCTGGAAGCGCGGGCACTCGCGCGCGTGGGGTTCAGGCCTGGAAGCGCAGGTACTTCGGCGGTACGGCGGCGGTGAGCCAGACGCCGTTGGCGCTGACCCGGAACTCGTGGCCGGCGCGGTGCATGGCTCCCGCGTCGACGCTCAGCACCACGGGGCGGCCGCGGCGGGCGCCGACCCGGGTGGCGGTCTCGCGGTCGGCCGAGAGGTGTACGTCGTGCCGGTTCATGGCCTTGAGGCCTTCGGTGCGGATCGCGTCCAGGTTCCGGGCGACCGTGCCGTGGAAGAGGTACGCGGGCGGGGTGGCCGGGGGCAGGTTGAGCTCGACCGCGATCGAGTGGCCCTGGTTGGCGCGGATCCGGTCGCCGTCGATCGCGAACCGCTGCTTGTCGTTCGCGGCGACCACGTGGTCGAGCTCGGCGCGGGTGAAGCGGAATCCGTGTGCGGCCGCCGCCGCGATGAGCGTGTCGATGCCGATCCAGCCGGCCGCGTCGAGGGCGAGGCCGATGCGCTCCGGCTCGTGCCGGAGATGTTTCGAGAGGTACTTCGAGACCCTCACGGTTCGTTGTTCGTTCATCCCGTCAGAGTGCACGGGAGGAATGAATTCCTCAATTTTTTAATGGAGTTAGGCATGATCCACAGCCAACCCCGGTTATCCACAGGCTAATTGAAAACTCTGTGGACAACTCCTTGGCAATTTAGGGGTGTTCGTCAACTTTTGAGGCATTTAGCGTACTTGAAGTGAGTGCGTCCAACGTCCGTGACTGCACCTCCCGTTCGGCGGCAGCCGCGATGAAGGCCGCGGCCTTGTGCGGACCAACCAGCCTGTGCACCGCCTGGATTGTTGTCGCGGGCAAGGCAACCGGAACCTCCTCGCTGGGCGGCTGCGGTGGAGTCGGTGCCCCGAGGTGCTGTTGGAGGTGACGGGTGGCGAACGTCCGCATCGCACGCGCCAGTTCGGCATCCACCGTCTGCTGGGCGAGCGGGCGCAGTCTGCGCACCAAGGTGGCCGCCTCGGCCGCCTCGTCGTCCGTGGGCGGCAGGTGACCGAGATAGCGGGCGAAGACATGCTCGGTCGTGAACTCCAGGAAGCGCGAGGCGATGTGCTCGACCTGGACCCTCAACTCCCGCAGATGGCCCGAGATCGCGCTCAGCGGCACCCCTGCCGCGTGCAACTCGACTGCCACGGCGAGCTCTTGGGGGCTGGGCACCAGAAACTCGTCGTCCCGGCCCGGAATCCGTTCCAGTACGCCGAGTTCGACCGCCTCGTCGACCGCCGCGTCATCCGGTTTTCCGCCGAACTTCTCGTCCAGGTCGGCCCGGGTGATCCGGTCCGCCTCCTCGTCCGTCCACGGCCGGTCGACCTCCGCCACCAGGCCGAGCACGCCGCCGAGGCCCCGGCCCGCGTCCCAGGCCTCGAGCAGCTCCTTGATGGAGGCCAGGGTGTAACCGCGGTCGAGCAGGTCGGCGATCTGCCGGAGCCGGGCCAGATGCGCGTCCCCGTAGACATTGGCCCGGCCGCGCCGCTCCGGGCGGGGGAGCAGCCCGCGGTCCTGGTAGGCGCGGATCGTACGGACCGTGGCGCCACTGCTGTGCGCCAGATCCTCGATGCGGTATTCGGTGACCGACCCCACGCTCCCCGCCCTTCGTCACCCTGCCGTGTGCGTCATGCGGCTGCTGCACCTTGCCGTGTTCGTCACGCGATGGCCGCGCGTCCGATGGCCCCCGCCGCGGCACGGGCCGCGGGCGACTGGGCCAGATATTCGACGGCCTTGCGCAGCGAGCCCTCCTGCGAGGGATGGTACGACCGCCGCAGATAGCGGGGTATGGCCGTGCCGATCTCCTTCCAGGTGGGCAGCAGGCCCTTGCGTACGGCCGCGTTGTGCTCCCGCAGCGAGTAGCGCAGCCGGCCCGCCAGCTGCGGGTCGTGCCGGATCAGATAGGCGGCGCCCCAGGCCCACAGGTAGAGCATCACGGGCCCGGTGACCGCCATGCCGGCCACCCGGCGTGCGTACCGCTGGGTGCCCTCGCCCCCGCAGTGCTGGTACATGTCGAAGGCGACCGAGCGGTGCTCGACCTCCTCCGCGCCGTGCCAGCGCAGCAGATCGAGCATGACCTCGTCCGAGCCGGCCTCGTCCAGACCCTCGGCGTGCAGCACCCAGTTGCCGAGCACCGCCGTGAACTGCTCGATCGCCGCGATGACCGCCAGACGGAAGCGCAGCCACTCCTGCGTCGGTATCGGTGCGCCCAACGGCGGCTGCTCGCCCAGGAGTTTCTCGAAGAGGAAGTCGACGTACTTGGTGTACGGCTGCGTGTCGAGCTGCTGCGCGGCCAGGTGGTCGAGCACGTACGCGTGCTGCACGCTGTGCGTGGCCTCCTGCCCCATGAAGCCCTTGACGTCCTTCAGGAGCACCGGGTCCGTGACGAGCGGCAGGGCCTCCTTGAAGACCTTCACGAACCAGCGCTCCCCCGCCGGAAGCAGCAGATGCAGCACGTTGATCACGTGGGTCGCGGTGGGCTCGTCCGGTATCCAGTGCAGCGGGGTCTCGTCCCAGTCGAAGGAGACCCGACGCGGGGTGATCTTGTAGTGCTCCTCGGTGTGCTGTTCCTCGGTGTTCGCCGTGGTGTCCGGTTCCGTGCTCACAGCGGCGGCTCCAATCGGGCGATCGCTCGCAGGGCCCTGGGCGTGAAGCGGGACATGAG
Proteins encoded in this window:
- a CDS encoding RNA 2'-phosphotransferase codes for the protein MNEQRTVRVSKYLSKHLRHEPERIGLALDAAGWIGIDTLIAAAAAHGFRFTRAELDHVVAANDKQRFAIDGDRIRANQGHSIAVELNLPPATPPAYLFHGTVARNLDAIRTEGLKAMNRHDVHLSADRETATRVGARRGRPVVLSVDAGAMHRAGHEFRVSANGVWLTAAVPPKYLRFQA
- a CDS encoding maleylpyruvate isomerase family mycothiol-dependent enzyme codes for the protein MGGDVVLGALRAESERLYEQVSGLPEAEWERPSPCPPWSVREVFAHLTAGLERVGAMLDAAPPVAVGELSTAVDHYAQDVRFTCTPDGRSVELAADVGIDAPQRYAAGFGDGRALAEHFDGVWRAVVERCAGEPASRVVVTRPGEAMLLGEFLLTRVVEVCVHGFDVAWGLGHAPWPSGEAAAVVCRLLLGRELLPGELVLGWDRTTLLRKATGRLPMTAVERVAARRAGVRWLTLR
- a CDS encoding MerR family transcriptional regulator, with the protein product MGSVTEYRIEDLAHSSGATVRTIRAYQDRGLLPRPERRGRANVYGDAHLARLRQIADLLDRGYTLASIKELLEAWDAGRGLGGVLGLVAEVDRPWTDEEADRITRADLDEKFGGKPDDAAVDEAVELGVLERIPGRDDEFLVPSPQELAVAVELHAAGVPLSAISGHLRELRVQVEHIASRFLEFTTEHVFARYLGHLPPTDDEAAEAATLVRRLRPLAQQTVDAELARAMRTFATRHLQQHLGAPTPPQPPSEEVPVALPATTIQAVHRLVGPHKAAAFIAAAAEREVQSRTLDALTSSTLNASKVDEHP
- a CDS encoding metal-dependent hydrolase — its product is MSTEPDTTANTEEQHTEEHYKITPRRVSFDWDETPLHWIPDEPTATHVINVLHLLLPAGERWFVKVFKEALPLVTDPVLLKDVKGFMGQEATHSVQHAYVLDHLAAQQLDTQPYTKYVDFLFEKLLGEQPPLGAPIPTQEWLRFRLAVIAAIEQFTAVLGNWVLHAEGLDEAGSDEVMLDLLRWHGAEEVEHRSVAFDMYQHCGGEGTQRYARRVAGMAVTGPVMLYLWAWGAAYLIRHDPQLAGRLRYSLREHNAAVRKGLLPTWKEIGTAIPRYLRRSYHPSQEGSLRKAVEYLAQSPAARAAAGAIGRAAIA
- a CDS encoding aquaporin, with amino-acid sequence MHTPAPLVRRAAAELIGTASLVAIVVGSGIQAAKLSQDVGVQLLANSLASAIGLGLLIVLFGPLSGAHLNPVVTLADWWARRRAGNGPRAMEAATYVGAQLAGAVLGALLAEAMFGRAKVAWSTQERIGERLLLGEVVATAGLVLLIYGLARIGRPQLVPVAVAGYIAAAIWFTSSGSFANPAATVGRAFTDSFTGISPASLPGFVLAQLAGGLIGLGLAAVLFGPSWGDDAAEPSA